One genomic segment of Natrialbaceae archaeon AArc-T1-2 includes these proteins:
- a CDS encoding UxaA family hydrolase, translating to MTEFLGYERPDGSIGIRNHVPIISTAPYANDTVKRAADIVEGTVPITHPLGRCQTKPDVFQTYRTLLGYATHPNSYGAVVVAHAGESVDGDELAADVAETGRPAESVNIHGEKGVMNGLQATVEAAQEMVQDASAQQREPHDISNLTFGINCATSDTTSGLCQHYATAGAVWRLIEQGGRGVFAETPEFFGGEEGLAERAVNDDVAEKILEYVDNWDKRLQATGYDVRGAQPTPDNMDGGLTTIEEKSLGALVKSGDGPIQDLVDYGEEIPDESGMYIMDTPGHGAESVTGIGAGGAHFMVISTGQGHTLSNAIMPTIKITGNPGSAERVPEETDVDVSEALVGDKPIDWATDQLWEEIMEVANGKYTLSEVLGESQFAIHRIGPST from the coding sequence ATGACTGAATTCTTAGGATACGAGCGACCCGACGGTAGTATCGGCATCCGAAACCACGTCCCGATCATCTCGACGGCACCGTACGCAAACGACACGGTAAAGCGCGCTGCCGACATCGTCGAGGGAACGGTCCCGATCACCCACCCCCTGGGGCGCTGTCAGACCAAGCCGGACGTGTTCCAGACGTACCGGACGTTGCTGGGGTATGCCACGCATCCGAACAGCTACGGTGCAGTCGTCGTCGCACACGCTGGCGAGAGCGTCGACGGGGACGAGCTGGCTGCAGACGTCGCGGAGACGGGGCGTCCCGCAGAAAGCGTCAACATCCACGGTGAAAAAGGCGTGATGAACGGACTGCAAGCGACCGTCGAGGCCGCCCAGGAGATGGTCCAGGACGCCTCCGCACAGCAGCGAGAGCCACACGACATCTCGAATCTCACATTCGGAATCAACTGCGCCACCTCCGATACGACCAGCGGACTCTGTCAGCACTACGCGACCGCAGGGGCCGTCTGGCGGCTGATCGAGCAGGGTGGACGGGGTGTCTTCGCTGAGACGCCGGAGTTCTTCGGTGGTGAAGAAGGGCTGGCCGAGCGTGCCGTCAACGACGACGTCGCCGAAAAGATCCTCGAGTACGTCGACAACTGGGACAAACGCCTCCAGGCGACCGGCTACGACGTCCGGGGTGCCCAGCCGACGCCCGACAACATGGACGGTGGGCTGACGACGATCGAGGAGAAGTCTCTCGGTGCGCTGGTCAAGTCCGGTGACGGCCCGATTCAGGACCTCGTCGACTACGGCGAGGAGATCCCCGACGAATCCGGAATGTACATCATGGACACGCCCGGACACGGCGCAGAGAGCGTGACCGGTATCGGTGCCGGCGGCGCTCACTTCATGGTCATCTCGACCGGCCAGGGACACACCCTCTCGAACGCGATCATGCCGACGATCAAGATTACGGGGAACCCCGGAAGCGCCGAACGGGTGCCCGAAGAGACCGACGTCGACGTCAGCGAGGCGTTAGTCGGCGACAAGCCCATCGACTGGGCGACCGACCAGCTCTGGGAGGAGATTATGGAGGTCGCAAACGGGAAGTACACGCTCTCGGAAGTCCTCGGCGAAAGCCAGTTCGCGATCCACAGAATCGGTCCCTCGACCTGA
- a CDS encoding UxaA family hydrolase: MAEQYIEVVTPEDNVGTFIREVEEGEVVDVPVGDEVRTVTVNEDIPFGHKVALTDIDEGDTVCKYGLSIGYASQDIEAGDWVHTHNVDSNYGRGDQSDSEAIEGISE, from the coding sequence ATGGCAGAGCAATACATCGAAGTCGTCACACCGGAGGACAACGTCGGGACCTTCATCAGAGAGGTTGAGGAGGGTGAGGTCGTCGACGTCCCCGTCGGCGACGAAGTTCGAACGGTCACTGTTAACGAGGACATTCCGTTTGGACACAAAGTGGCTCTCACCGACATCGACGAAGGTGACACTGTATGCAAGTACGGATTGAGCATCGGCTACGCCAGCCAAGATATCGAGGCTGGCGACTGGGTACATACACACAACGTCGATAGCAACTACGGCCGTGGCGACCAGTCCGACAGTGAAGCGATCGAAGGGATTAGCGAGTGA
- a CDS encoding sulfite oxidase, with protein sequence MDDDHNAERTLPTDVDKRVEEVPDPNERYTCLGPESRRVFADWLTPIENHYVLHRSNTPDLDASSWTVSLTGALDGVTLSVEELKTEYPTLTVAHTMECAGNCRAYFDPPVSSVEWGLEGVSTAVWTGASLQAVLTDHGLENEDTWVTAIGGDDPGTDGDAFARSIPTSKALKDCILAYEMNGTELPREHGAPVRLLVPGWYGVNSVKWLEELRVMDTMVYGPEWDQRRGEPYYTRWQQEGYRIVPAGEEPEPNPSVPVFDTWDQLRHDEIDHPYTFDANVKSIIAHPTGEEPVTQREDGTVEVLGVAWAGDDDVTTVEISTDGGETWETGRFLHPPVPNAWRTFRYLWEPEPGAYTLTSRATDDRGRTQPATIGSPETGLETFEDDVYPWNEGGYAANAYEPLTVDVTVRSASST encoded by the coding sequence ATGGACGACGATCACAACGCAGAACGGACGCTGCCGACCGACGTCGACAAACGAGTCGAAGAGGTACCGGATCCGAACGAGCGGTACACCTGTCTCGGGCCGGAGTCGAGACGGGTGTTCGCCGACTGGCTCACCCCGATCGAGAACCACTACGTTCTCCATCGTTCGAACACGCCCGATCTCGACGCGTCCTCGTGGACGGTGTCACTGACGGGAGCACTCGATGGAGTGACGCTCTCGGTCGAGGAGCTCAAGACGGAGTATCCGACGCTCACCGTCGCTCACACGATGGAGTGTGCGGGGAACTGCCGGGCGTACTTCGATCCGCCCGTTTCCAGCGTCGAGTGGGGACTCGAGGGCGTCAGCACCGCGGTGTGGACGGGTGCGTCCCTGCAAGCGGTGTTGACTGACCACGGGCTCGAGAACGAGGACACGTGGGTGACGGCGATCGGCGGTGACGATCCGGGAACGGACGGGGACGCCTTCGCTCGCTCGATTCCGACGTCGAAGGCTCTGAAGGACTGCATCCTCGCCTACGAGATGAACGGCACGGAGCTTCCCAGAGAGCACGGTGCTCCCGTCAGACTGCTCGTTCCTGGCTGGTACGGCGTCAACAGCGTGAAGTGGCTCGAGGAACTCCGCGTCATGGACACGATGGTCTACGGTCCGGAGTGGGACCAGCGACGCGGTGAACCGTACTACACGCGATGGCAACAGGAGGGGTATCGGATCGTCCCGGCCGGGGAAGAGCCGGAGCCGAACCCGTCCGTGCCGGTCTTCGATACCTGGGACCAGCTTCGCCACGACGAGATCGACCATCCATATACCTTCGACGCGAACGTCAAATCGATCATCGCACACCCGACGGGCGAAGAACCGGTCACGCAACGCGAGGACGGGACCGTCGAGGTGCTTGGCGTCGCGTGGGCCGGGGACGACGACGTGACGACGGTCGAGATCTCGACTGACGGAGGGGAGACGTGGGAGACGGGACGATTCCTCCACCCACCCGTCCCGAACGCGTGGCGCACGTTCCGGTATCTCTGGGAGCCGGAGCCGGGGGCGTACACGCTCACATCGCGGGCGACCGACGACCGTGGACGGACACAGCCTGCCACGATTGGGTCGCCGGAGACGGGGCTCGAGACGTTCGAGGACGACGTGTATCCATGGAACGAGGGCGGGTACGCGGCAAACGCGTACGAGCCACTCACCGTCGACGTAACCGTCCGCTCGGCCTCGTCGACGTAA
- a CDS encoding C-terminal binding protein: MGDYLVVVTDHDFDDLSIERDVLDGIAEVQPLAEDVGDVTRDLPAGTDGILTLRAELDRSTITDLDACRIIARYGIGVDNVNVDAAGERGIYVTNVPEYCLEEVATHALGMAISLTRSLPQYDRSVAAGEWDRDVGAPVRRFSTQTVGVVGFGAIGRAFGERAAALGADIVASDPYVDDDAVVEYDVELLEFEELLEHADVVSVHSPLTDSTRGMFDEEAFDRMRDSAYLINASRGPIVDRAALVDALDAGEISGAGLDVFPEEPPAVDDPLRDHDAVLSTPHVGWYSEEANAERRRTAARCVRRALEGQRPPNLVNEDALGG; this comes from the coding sequence ATGGGAGACTATCTCGTGGTCGTGACGGATCACGATTTCGACGATCTGTCGATCGAACGTGACGTTCTCGACGGCATCGCCGAGGTGCAGCCGTTGGCCGAGGACGTCGGCGACGTCACTCGCGATCTTCCCGCCGGCACCGACGGGATACTCACCCTCCGTGCGGAGCTGGATCGATCGACGATTACCGACCTCGACGCCTGCAGAATCATCGCCCGATACGGAATCGGTGTCGACAATGTGAACGTCGACGCGGCTGGCGAGCGGGGGATCTACGTCACGAACGTCCCCGAGTACTGCCTGGAAGAGGTCGCCACACACGCTCTCGGCATGGCTATCTCGCTAACCCGGTCGCTCCCTCAGTACGACCGTTCCGTCGCCGCCGGCGAGTGGGACAGAGACGTTGGGGCGCCTGTTCGTCGATTCTCGACACAGACTGTCGGCGTCGTCGGGTTCGGAGCGATCGGACGGGCGTTCGGAGAGCGAGCCGCCGCTTTAGGTGCCGACATCGTCGCATCCGATCCGTACGTCGACGACGACGCCGTCGTCGAGTACGACGTCGAGTTGCTCGAATTCGAAGAGCTTCTCGAGCACGCCGATGTCGTCTCGGTGCACTCGCCACTGACAGATTCGACACGGGGAATGTTCGACGAGGAAGCGTTCGACCGAATGCGCGACAGCGCATATCTAATCAACGCGTCTCGCGGTCCGATAGTCGATCGGGCAGCGCTCGTGGATGCACTCGATGCCGGCGAGATAAGCGGTGCCGGGCTGGACGTCTTCCCCGAGGAACCGCCAGCGGTGGACGACCCGCTTCGGGATCACGACGCCGTGCTCTCGACGCCACACGTCGGCTGGTACTCCGAAGAAGCCAACGCGGAACGGCGGCGAACCGCAGCGAGGTGTGTCCGGCGGGCATTGGAGGGGCAGCGCCCACCAAACCTGGTCAACGAGGACGCACTCGGGGGGTGA
- a CDS encoding TSUP family transporter: MVTATLAASSVYTVAGIELTAFEAVLALGILLLGGFVKGTVGFAVGLITVAGLVQVFPPQIALVALSIPFFVSNVVVLAGDGVPVGFLREQIPFVVALVVGLFAGVWLLTVLSPELLYLFIAGYVMLFLGFQHVEERIQEHASSDSAGAFSGSLSGLLGGAVSAPGPPLVIHTYLNTITDRRAVFVTGVSALFLIAHAVRVLFLARAGLLHVREILLGAVFTVPIFVGVTLGIAFRPHIDDETFTLLIKVLLAVIGIRLLLNGFGW; the protein is encoded by the coding sequence ATGGTAACAGCTACTCTGGCCGCGTCGAGCGTCTACACCGTCGCTGGGATCGAACTCACCGCGTTCGAGGCCGTCCTCGCGCTTGGAATTCTTCTCCTCGGTGGTTTCGTCAAAGGCACCGTTGGGTTCGCAGTCGGTCTCATCACGGTGGCTGGACTCGTCCAGGTATTCCCTCCCCAGATCGCCTTAGTAGCGCTCTCGATCCCGTTTTTCGTATCGAACGTCGTCGTACTGGCCGGAGACGGTGTTCCTGTGGGGTTTCTCCGGGAGCAGATCCCGTTCGTGGTCGCTCTCGTCGTCGGTCTGTTCGCAGGTGTCTGGTTGCTCACCGTCCTTTCGCCGGAACTTCTGTACCTGTTCATCGCCGGGTACGTGATGCTCTTTCTCGGGTTCCAGCACGTCGAAGAGCGGATACAGGAACACGCCTCCAGCGACAGCGCGGGAGCGTTCTCGGGATCGCTTAGCGGTCTCCTCGGCGGCGCGGTGAGCGCACCGGGCCCACCGCTTGTCATTCATACGTACCTGAACACGATCACGGATCGTCGGGCGGTGTTCGTAACCGGTGTCTCTGCACTGTTTCTCATCGCCCACGCCGTTCGAGTCCTCTTTCTCGCCCGCGCGGGTCTGTTACACGTCAGAGAGATCCTGCTTGGCGCTGTCTTTACCGTCCCGATCTTCGTCGGGGTGACGCTCGGAATCGCCTTCCGACCGCACATCGACGACGAGACGTTCACGCTGTTGATCAAGGTACTCCTGGCCGTGATCGGTATTCGGCTACTTCTGAACGGGTTCGGCTGGTAG
- a CDS encoding universal stress protein, with protein sequence MVIVAAIDPDEHATSVIDEALSLSMAFDDPVHVVHVMAESEANERRRATANQEGGPIDDIDEQNIAARAAEDVVGDRSDQLECVGLVGEPSTEIVEYAGDVDARYVVIGPRKKSPTGKAIFGSVAQQVLLNSPAPTVSVIDEQDA encoded by the coding sequence ATGGTAATCGTCGCTGCAATCGACCCGGACGAGCACGCGACTTCGGTCATCGACGAGGCGCTGTCACTATCGATGGCGTTCGACGATCCAGTTCACGTCGTTCACGTGATGGCCGAATCCGAAGCAAACGAACGACGGCGGGCAACAGCGAATCAGGAAGGTGGACCGATTGACGACATCGACGAACAGAATATCGCTGCTCGAGCGGCTGAAGACGTGGTCGGTGACCGCTCCGATCAGTTGGAGTGTGTTGGGCTGGTCGGCGAACCGAGCACGGAGATCGTCGAATACGCTGGGGACGTTGACGCGAGGTACGTCGTTATCGGTCCCCGAAAGAAATCTCCGACCGGAAAAGCCATCTTCGGGAGCGTAGCACAGCAGGTCCTGCTGAATTCGCCAGCTCCAACGGTTTCCGTTATCGACGAACAGGACGCGTAA